One Paenibacillus thermoaerophilus DNA window includes the following coding sequences:
- a CDS encoding small acid-soluble spore protein P: protein MSKPDSVAVNPPGGQGAGEQSGHGVQEPNSGSKTVKNHSHSRANKGEGR from the coding sequence GTGTCCAAACCGGATAGCGTAGCCGTAAATCCGCCGGGAGGCCAAGGCGCCGGGGAACAGTCCGGACACGGCGTCCAAGAGCCGAATTCGGGATCGAAGACGGTAAAAAACCACAGCCATAGCCGCGCCAATAAAGGAGAAGGACGTTAA